One Excalfactoria chinensis isolate bCotChi1 chromosome 13, bCotChi1.hap2, whole genome shotgun sequence genomic window, GGCAGAGATGTTGCCTGGCAGATGGCAGTGTTCACCTCTTGAAATCAGCCTGCTCTTCTTTCCCAGATGATGTTCCACTACCCTGGCCCAGCGGGGCTTGGCAGCGTAACAAAATCCCTTTCCTAGAAGAGCGTAATAGAAGCAGAAGGGTGGAAGGATGCTTGGAGGGGTGATTGTGGAGGAAGCTATATTTAGCTGGAGacaatgcacacacacattaaaCTAAATGTGAGGACTAAATGATTACAACTATTGAGAATTTCAAGGCCATTTACATATGCCAAGCTCCAAGCAGGCATTAATTCTTCCAAAGAATTGGATATCCAACTCTCATCAGCAGGAAAGActcttttattctcattttcagtcGCCACTGGGGCCTGCATGAGAAGCTGTGTGTTATGCACTGGTGTAGCATATGCCAAGAACCACATCTGTacaagagaaggaggaaggtgATCTCATCAAGCTGGAGCTCGTCCCACCTGCTGGGTCTTCATCTGGTGGCTGGCACAACACAAGACATGGAAGCCAATGATGGGAATTGACCTAAATGTGAATCTCTGTAATGCAGGTGTGTATGTGTGAATGTAGGTTCCTGTTTGTTCACAGCCACAGCTCACTCTAGGGCAGGTACACGGATCAAGCAGGCTGAGTTGCAGGGATGAATCTGCTTGCAGAGGCCACTGAGATCAGCAGCTCAggcactgacagctgcagaaGGGAAATGAGAAGTTTGAATGGACAAACCCTCCCCAAAGTGGTGAGATGATCCCTTtccccagccagccctgctgtggcTCCTGTATTTCTAGTTCCCCTTTTCCATGCCCCAGTTCTCTGTGTGAGAGCGTGGAGGGCCCAACATGTAGGAGAGCAGCTCATGGGGGTCACAATTTCCAGGAGAGAGCCAGACAGTCACTTCCCTGTGACCATCACACTGTTGTACAGCCCACATTACTGAGGTCTGTGCTGGTTGAACATCAACCACTCTCTTGGCCTCTTCTTTGGCAACAGTGTTCTGCCTTGATGTTCTGCTGTAAGGGTGCTGCTGGTGGAAATGTCCCTCTATGGAGTGTGGTAAAGATTGAGCAGGCACCTGTTGGTTCTACAGTCAGAGCTCTGGAACTTGTGAATGTCTTTGAGCAAAGTGTTCCACTTAAGCTCATAAGCAGTATGCCCACAGCATGCCTGCCTCTGCCAGGGGAACTTCCTGCTTTTTCAGTCTTATCTGTGGTTGCAGTATCCTGTTGGTATCTTGTCCTTAAGGAGCTGGTGTCCATCAGGCATTTGTCAGAGACCTCCACTAGCGAGTAGAATAAGCAAATGGGTGATGAAAAGACTGAAGGCTTCCCTGTGCTGCCTAATTCCTCCTGGGAATATATTTAGCAAGATGTACCCAGCTTGAGAGCAGGGAAAAGCTTTGCAGCCATCCATAGCAGATCCTCCATGCCTACATCTGCTCTTTGCAGTCCCTAATTCATCTTCTGCACATGTTCCCATAGAAATGAGCTTGGTTATTAGCTCCTGGACAGGCCAGCTATGTCAACTATGTGCTCCCTGACCTGTCTTCCTGCTGCCTGGATGTGTCTGGCAGATGCAGACCATGAAGCTGTCCCCTTATCACTCTTTGCCCTGGGGGTCTGCAGGCGCTGCTCTCAGATCTGCTCGTGAATCTGCCATCAGACCCTGATGGCCATTGAAAGGTTTCATGTTTTACTTCTATCTTGCCTGGCAGTGTAGGCCACTATATGTCATGAAAAGGTAAATACTTCAAGGCAACGTACCCTTGGATCAGCAGTATTTCCAGTGAAATCCATCATAGTCCAGAAATCCTTTATGATTGGACAAGAAATGTGTAATTCCTTTTCATCTTTAGCATATTCTGTCTGAGCTGAGTTGCTTTTGATTTCCCATGAGCGGTTACATGTGGAGTGATTGAGAGTTACccaactgcttacctccaggaACCACATCTGGGGTGTGGAGGATTCCTTGCTTTTATCTCAAGCATTGGCACCTGTTGTGGGAAGCACATCAGCCGGGCAAAGGattgcagtgctgtgcaaagAAGTAGCTTTCTGGttggggaggaagaaggaagaacgACTTCCAGGATAACCCAACCTTCCTGCTCCCCCTCTTGGCAGGAGGCAGAAGATTCCTCATCCCTAACCCAAAACTACCCTCATCCCCTTCCAACCAGTGTtcctgcagagccaggctgggaTTCAGAGCAGCAAAAATCTGCCTCTGTTTGCAGTTCTCCATACAACAGTGCCGTCAGCACGAGCAGAGCCTCTGGCAGCTGTGAGCTGCATGCACAGATCCTGATGCTATCTGTGGACAACAATGAGCTGCTCCGCTCACTGCTTGCCTGCAGTATCTTTGAGGACAAATATACAGCTGCCCATTGTTGTAACAGGTGAATATCAAGCACTTCAAGCTTATGCACAAGTGACTGTGTACATTTTAGGGCTGATTTATTGGGCTTTTTGGGTATTGCGAAGAGTGCAAATGCCCTGCAGGTTGCTGAGTCTGTTTGGAGGAACACCTTCCAGAGCATCGCTGTTTGCTCCCAGCATCCACCCCATCCTGCTCTTCCAGGCTGGGAGAGTTACGCTGATGCCCTCCTAACATTTGCTTTCAGTTAAGCTTTTAGCACAAAGATCATGTCCAGTGTTCTGCCTGAGATAGCAGATGTTCTGAATCTGGCGTGGAAACGCGTTGCTTGGTGTTAAAGAGAATTGCTGAGATTAATGATTGATGCTGCTGTGATCTGAATAATTAGCTCAGTCAGCCAGTTCTGGCTTTGTGAGAAAATGTGCGTGGAGAAGGAGGACGATATCCTGTATCACTGCAAATATGGGGTCCCATCTCTTctcaaaggaagaaagcaaattcatctgaagaaacaaacagtGGATGAGTCTATGTGTGTTACCTCTGACATTTACACGGCCCAGAGCTGAGTGGGTGGATGGGGAGCAGCCCCTGCATGGGGGCACGTGGTGCTCTGCACATTGATGCATCTCAGGTTTTGGGTGTAGATTGATCAGAGCTGACAACCACACACCTAATATCAAATCCCTGTAAGCAGTTTGTAGACAAAAGCTCCCTTCAGCCAACCCAGTGATTGTGTTTCCAGTGTGCACGCACAGAGGGGAACGTTGTTGTAAGGTCAGCTTGAATTGTTGCGTATCTTTCTGTGGAAAATGATGATTATTCCAATGCAAATTCATGTGCTAATTTTTTCACTGACAGTTtccttatattttatataagaTTATATTTTTAGACACTATTTTGGTGTTCAGGAGTTGTTTATGAAGTACCCACCTACGTACGTAGCAGAATGTGCAGACAAAACTACTTTTTGACAAGAACAATGTAGTGTTCCAGCAAGGCGATGTGCTAAACCTGATGCCATTCTTCTCAGGAAGCATCCAGGACTGACCCAAGGAGCTGCTATCTGTGGCAATCTGActcctgcagaacagaaagcactTCGGGCTGTCATAAATCACAGGTGAGACAGATGTGCACATAAGATGGGGAAGGTCCAAAGCATCTTCTTCAAAGTCATTCTCCCTGCAGtcaaagaaagagggagagcaCAAGGATGATCTGGTTTAGAAGCAAGGGGatagcagaagtgctgctgagcATCTGGACACTGTTCTGGCATAACACATGAGATTTTAATGTCATGGGAGGTGAAATAGCCAGGCTGGGCTCAAAGTCAGGGATTCTTCCATTCAGGAAGGAGAGTTCAGTCTTCAGTATCAGTCAAAGTTATGCCGGGAATGATCAGGGAAGGGTTTGAGATGAAAACACCAAAACCTGCTGTGTTCCTCCTGTGGTTCTGTTGCTCTGCTCAGGGAGGCATTGGGGGAGGGTGAGCTAAACTAGAGAGGGAAAATAAGAGGTGGGCTCTGGAATCCAATGAAGGCAGGGCTGAGGGAGAATAGGGACCTAAGGAAATTGTCAATGCTGTGAAGAAGGAAGGAGCTGGGGAGAGattcttcagtttctcaaaGTAGGGAAGGGGGTGCATGTCCTGAAAAGACAGCAGGGAGATTTCAAAGGGACAGTAAACCAGCGAGAGATGCTCTTCACCACTGAACTCCATTAATGTGGGGGTATGTATAGAACAATCCCCCAACAATCTTTGGTTTTACCCTTCAAGAAAACCCCCTCTCCTCCTGTCTGTTTCCTGCTTTTTCGGCTCCCGGCACTAACAGCTCCACCGTGAAAAGGAGAGAGCTGGATCTGACCCCTCTTAGCCGAGAGCGGATCGGCCCCAGCCCGGCCCCACCTCTCCCTACCCTGACAGCGGCACCGGAGCGGCCGCTCCCGACGGGACGGGCCCGTGGTAGGGCGGGGGCGGCCGCGCTGCGCCTTTAAGCCCCGGCCGTGATATCACCGCCGCCGGGCTCCGCTCCGAGCCGTCCGCTGCGGCCCCGCCGGGACCCCCCCCAGGGTCCCCCTCTATAGCGGCTCGGTATGGGCAGCCTCCAGCTCCAGGACTTCGCGGCCGGCTGGGTGGGCGGtgagtgctgctgggctgggggtgaGCAGTCGTGGCATGTGGGAGCTGTGCGTCGGACCGGGGATTTTGGGGGTTGGGGTGGAGTTGAATGCTTTTTGCTCCCAAAGAACAAGTTCCGTGGGCGCAGTAATGAAGTTCAAGCAGCCGCAGCAGCATCTCGGTAGCACGCCGCTCTGCTCACCCTCAGGTGGGACGCTGGGACACCGGTGCTGCCTTTACGCCGCTCCGTGGGCTCCGGTCCGGTAGCAGCCGGTGCTCGGCCGGGTCCCGTCGCAGCCAACCCGCACTCCGCAGCCGCGCACACCCCCGGAGTGTGCCCCTCGGTGCCCCGGGGCTCCAGGTGCAGCAAACAGGCAGCGGGGAGGGACGGGGCAATGACCcgatttgcaaaaaaaaaagaaaaatgctgattgCAGCTGTTAGGAATAGAgataagagaaaagaaaggacaggCAAAGGGCTGTCGGGACGCTCGCGCTGTGCTGTGTCTGAGAGTTCCGAACTGCACGTTCCTGCTGAATGTGACAGGTGGCAAAGCATGTGGGGATGGGCAGGGCgtggggctgagtgctgcactCACAGCAATTTGCAGCCTTGTGCTGACTCCAGGCTTAGGACAGGGGGGTGAGGTGGCTCACAGACCCCGAGCAGCCACGTTAGATTAAATAGGACGATCTAATATACCTAGAATCTCTGCCAGAATGCTCTGTGCATGTCTTGTGTCATTGCTGTATACCCTGAGCACAGGGCAGGATATCACAGATGAATGGCCACCAGCACTCAGCTGCCATCCTGAGTCTTAGagtcattcaggttggaaaagacttctaagatccCCAAGTGtaaccccaacccatcccaccatgcccactgaccatgtccccaGGTGCTGCATCTTTATGATTCTGGAATGCTCCCAGGAATGGTGAATCcctcacctccctgggcagcctgtgccacagCATCACCGCTCTTTTGGAGgtgtttttcctaatatccagtgTGAGTTTTCATGTATAGCACAGGGCTGAAGGTGGTCTCAGATCAAGGTGTGGGACAGGGGAGATGCTTTGGTGTTTCATTCTGAGTGAAGTCATAATGTGTTGACTAACAGGATTGTGCTCTTTTCAGTCTGACCACCTTACAGGTGAGAAATTTCCCAAGGTCTCTAAAGGACTGATGTTAGCCCAGCAAAGGGGATGTGGGTTTGCACTGAGACCTGCAGGTGTGGAGGCAGCACAGATTAGTCACCATCTCCACAGACACACTGAAAATTGTGTGGGAGGCACAGAATCCCGTACCTGGCCATGGTGTGTGGATCACTCACCCTCTAGGAGCTaagagaaagcaagcagaggGTTTGGGTGCAAGCAGCGTGGGGGGGTGGGCAGGATGGTGTCAGGGAGGGAGATGGTTTCTTCAAAGGAAACAGGGAATGTGGCTGATGAAACCCCGGGGACTGGGACAGAGCAAGATCCTCTTATCTGAGTCTTCCCTGATGGTTATCCCTAGAAGCTGCTTAGAGTAAAGCAGCAAAGGAGGGAAGATACTGCCCCCATTAGCTGTGGGCTCTTTTGTGTTGCTGTAGGAACTAGGAGGTATTTCCCAACTCCAACCTGACCCTTATGGTGCTGGAGATTTGCAGTTAATACAAGTGCAAGGGAAATGGAGGTGGTTCATGTACGGGGTGTAGGAACGCAGCATCTCTGGTTGCTCCTTTGTATTCTACAGGTGATGAGTTCAGGAGGATGTTCTGGGGAAGAAGTATAAGTGCTTCTGCCTGGCCCCACAGAAGGGGCACTATGGCTTAGCCCAGAATGGGATTTCTTCTGGAAATCTCTCCTCCCCCTCTTATAAGCCCATTGGTTCCTATTGCAGCACAAAaagttcttcagcatctttcctAATTCTCTGTTTTCACCCTCAGGAGCTGCCAGTGTGGTTGTGGGTCATCCCCTGGACACCGTCAAGGTAAAGCACTGATCCTTGCTCTCACATCACCACCCCAAAAGTCTCAAGTGGGGAGGTGGCCTCCTTTAGGGTGATGCTGCAAGGACCTTCACTTTTCCCATTGCTGCAAGGCAGAACTTAGCCTGGGTAAAAAGATTGTTGTAGAACTGAGTGTTTTTCCTCTCTACATGAAGGGCTGCCTTATACCTGTGGGTTCCTCAGGTGGGGATTGATATGAAAAAGTAAAACTGGCCTTACATCATGTTGGGTTTACCGAACAACTCTGCTAATGTTCAGTTGAACTTTGCCACGTGAAAAGCATTCAAGGGGCAGCGagagtgctgtgtttgttttagttCCAGGCATATTTTCACATGTTTTCCTAGTGTGGGAAATGCTGTGAGAACAGAATGCTGAAATGAGAATCCCAGACTATGACAGGTAGCATTCACTATTCTtgcaaggaaagcagagggaaggattgagagagaaagaagacacTGGCTAGATGGTTTGCCAACCCTGGTGAAGACAACTCCATTCAGACATTAACACCGCCTGCCCCAACCAAGCTTACTGCCATGCAGAGCCATGGAGGAGGATGGAAGGtgcctttcttcttcatttctccttcttacaATGTGCCAGGCATCTATGGACTCTCTCATTACTCTGCTCCCATGCTGGCATCCCCATCTCAGGCTTCACTGCCAGGCTGGGGGGAGTTTGGCACCATCCAATAGTGGATCCCATAGCACTGCACTGTGTTTGTGGGTGCCAAGAGCCCATCCTTCACGCCTGTAAATGCAAGTGTCAGGCTGCGTCTTGTGCGCTCAGCTGGGCCATGGCTTGGGAATACCAAGTAGGCAGAATTGCTGTCTTTCCAAATGTAGGGGATGGGAAGTGGAGAGCCAACATCGTTCTTTTCCGGCCTTGCAAAGCCTTGAGTAATTTTACCTTTACTCACTTTTTAACCTCCACTTTGCATTCATTTCCACAGGACTTTGTTCTATTTCTGGGTTTCACCCGAGAGCCTTTGTGTGCTCattaaaatgtaacagaaaagtGCATTTTCCTGAGGGACATGCATGCTGTTATCAGCTGACTGAGGGATGCCAGCAGCGTTTCAGTGCCAGGTGCTCATGGCTTATCCAGGGGCACAGAAAACCTGGTCAGGACACTCAGTTGCCCTCAGTTATTCAAGAAATGTATTAACTTAAACGTCTGAATACCTGGTTACtgtgtaaaagaagaaaaatagaaacaagcCCATAGTGGCAAAATAGGAACCTGTGGGCTGCATGCAGGTTTGGACTGTGCCCATTTGGCTTAGGACCAGGTTGGTTCAGTCACCCTGCTCTCCCCACACACGAGCTCCTTTGGGCCTTAAACACCCAAATAAGGCTCCTGCAAGCGTTgttctgcaggaaaaataaCCTCTGATCTCTGTGCAAAGGTTTAATGGCTGAAGCAACAGAATGGGGTTTCCATTTCCTCACACGCCTCTGAGCCCCAAAATGCATCACCTACTGTAAGGATTATTTTATTGCAAGCCTgtgagcaaaagaaaagctaaatgtgtgtgtgcttatatatatacacacatgagAAGGGGGAGGGATGTTGAATGATAGTGACTGTGTCATTTCTCACAGCTGTTGTAGGCATGTTTTGGACAGCTTATAGCCATTGCTTGCCAGAAACAAAATCTCCTTGTTGGAAATGATGCAAAGATGTACTTTTGAGAGGAGCGTAAAGAATTTCTGAGATGGAGCTCCATTCATTTGGCCCCGattggcttttctgtttcttcaaatCAGCACCCTGGGAGTGTCTTAAGGGAGCTCTCCTCCATCAATGCACCCCAACCtctgctcagtgccacatcacATCGTGCCCAAACATCCCCATCAATCACAGACTTGCAGACAGCGGTGCTGCACACCAGTGCCTTGCTGTGATGCTGGGGTGGCTGTTCTGGGCTGGAGATTTGATAGTCATTGTTTCCAGATGTTACAGGAAGCATCAGCCTTCTGCTGAGTCTGGCTTCTGGCAAAGTTCAAGGGGAGTGGATGCACATATATCTTGTTttattgctctgttttctttacagctaAGCGAGGATGCGCTCTCAAAGCAAAGTACGTGTTGTTTACACAGCACAAGCTTTCACCCAGCTGGAAGTGTGgtgttttaattgctttttgtgAATGTGTTTTGCAGACTCGCTTGCAAGCCGGACAAGGATATGGCAATACACTCAACTGCGTTCTTACTGTGTACAGAAATGAGTCTGTAAGTAGTTTATCTTGCTTAAAACGTGTTGGTAGGAAATGCAGAAagacaagtaaataaatacatgaagtGATTATACAAAATCTGTGTTGATACCAATGGTTACATGAAGGCCAGTAAAGCTGTTGTGCTTCCATCCAATGCTGGATGAAAGAGGGGAGTCTgcagcctcctcctgctgtCAGATCTCTGCAGGGGATAGATGTGATGAATGGCACATCTCCATGTGGGTCAGGCTGTAATACCTGCATTGGTTTGGCTGTTTATGCTGGAAAAGCTGGTGGCATTTTGCAGATTTTGGGCTGCAAGCCATGCCAAGCTGCCctcatccctcctcctcccttcccatcTAGGTGGCTGGCTTCTTCAAAGGCATGTCGTTCCCGCTGGCCAGCATTGCTGTTTACAGCTCAGTGGTGTTTGGTGTCTTCAGCAACACTCAGAGGCTGCTGGGCCAGTTGAGGCATGGGGATGCATCCCATGCACCAGCACTGGTGGATGTGGCTCTTGCCAGCACGGTGGCTGGGTTCATCTCCGTCGGCATTGGCACACCTGTTGACCTGGTGAAGATCAGgctgcagatgcaaacacagaCATACAGCACAGGTGGGAAGGCGAGTGTTCCTTCTTCCTTGTTCTGCACGTCTTCCGTGTATTTGGGATCCTGATGTAGATTTGCCTTCCACTGCCACTGCTACCACATACAGCTGTGTGGGAATTGCAGCACCAATAGCTATGGCCAATTCCTTCTTCTTCAGgatagtttttttcttttccaggccAATTTTTTACCTTCCCAACTAATGAGTCTGTTGCTGcagtttcttgtttctgtgcagaTGGGGGGTATCTGAGGATGTATCTCTCAGGGATGCCAACTGCACTTCACAGGGATGCTTGGCTCTCATGCAGGCTTCCCAGATCTGCCAGTATTCCAACAGGCACCCTCTTCTATCCATATGTCTCCCTTTGTAACTATGTTGCCTCTGTGGCTGCTCCCATTGCCCAGAGTTGCCGGGTCTCCTGGAGAGCCCACCAACAGCACCATGGCTGCTTTGATAAAATAACACCATGCCCGTTTTTAAAAGCTTCCTTGCAGCTTAGCAACCTAGTCCTTTTCCAAAAGCATCTCACTCCTCTGCATTGGAAGGGTCAGGTTCTGAAGAGGTCAAGGCGTTCAGAGGTGCATCTTGGCACCAGATGTGGAAACCTATGAAAATCGGGCACATAGCCTTCGAGTCATTTGGAAGTTCCACTGAATACATAAGCATTGGGATGCATGAATTGCATCTAAGAAAAATTGTTCTGTTGCATCCAGACGTCTATTAAAACTAGACCTAAGCCTTCTTTCCAAAAGCTGATTTTTCCCAGTGTAGTGATTCCCCAAAGAGGATGGCAGTGATCTCTGTCTGTTGGGTGGTGGGAGGCTTTTGCAAGGAGCTGTAGTGATACAGCTATTATATTGTAAATGTtgtatcttttttaaaaagtctttttttttttctttttttttcttctcttttttttttttagccgATGTTAAACTAAAGCCCACAGTTCCTGGCTTTCCTGTCTATCGAGGCCCTATTCACTGCTTTAAGACAGTGCTACAGAAAGAAGGGATAGCAGGGATATATCGAGGCATGGGAGCGATGCTGCTGAGGGATGTTCCTGGGTACTGCCTGTATTTCATCCCGTACACGTTTTTCTGTGGTTGGATTACCCCTGACGGATGCATTTCCCCTAATCCTACTTCCATCTGGCTTGCAGGGGGTATTGCAGGTAAGTGCCTTTTGCCCCACAGCATTGGCCAAACAAGGACAGGAGTGTCCCAGGGCTGGGATCCAGGGCCAACTTTTGGCTGCCTGTCAGGAGGGGTCATAAGGCTGATGATCTTTCCCCCCTCAGGTCTATTGTGGGACACCTGTGTACACCTGCCTGGATGGCTGCCATGTGCACCCTGACGTGCCCATGTGTGCAAGTTCACTCATAAGCTCCCTGCCCACTGATCAGCACTTTCTAAGTTGCAGATCCCTAAAGGCAGATTGATCTTTAGGTCAAGTAATGATTAAAACCCACTTTCACTGTTTTTACTGTAAATAAATGGAGCCATGGCCCATCTGGACAGCTTCCCTAATATGCCCCAACACTCATGTAGGTCCGGACTTGCTCTTGTCAGTCCAGCTGTGCCATATATTGCAGTCACATGCA contains:
- the SLC25A48 gene encoding solute carrier family 25 member 48 isoform X2 translates to MGSLQLQDFAAGWVGGAASVVVGHPLDTVKTRLQAGQGYGNTLNCVLTVYRNESVAGFFKGMSFPLASIAVYSSVVFGVFSNTQRLLGQLRHGDASHAPALVDVALASTVAGFISVGIGTPVDLVKIRLQMQTQTYSTADVKLKPTVPGFPVYRGPIHCFKTVLQKEGIAGIYRGMGAMLLRDVPGYCLYFIPYTFFCGWITPDGCISPNPTSIWLAGGIAGAISWGTATPMDVVKSRLQADGVYLNKYKGILDCILQSYQKEGLKVFFRGITINAVRGFPTSSAMFLGYELTLKAMKRDQTETNP
- the SLC25A48 gene encoding solute carrier family 25 member 48 isoform X1 — encoded protein: MWELCVGPGILGVGVELNAFCSQRTSSVGAVMKFKQPQQHLGSTPLCSPSGAASVVVGHPLDTVKTRLQAGQGYGNTLNCVLTVYRNESVAGFFKGMSFPLASIAVYSSVVFGVFSNTQRLLGQLRHGDASHAPALVDVALASTVAGFISVGIGTPVDLVKIRLQMQTQTYSTADVKLKPTVPGFPVYRGPIHCFKTVLQKEGIAGIYRGMGAMLLRDVPGYCLYFIPYTFFCGWITPDGCISPNPTSIWLAGGIAGAISWGTATPMDVVKSRLQADGVYLNKYKGILDCILQSYQKEGLKVFFRGITINAVRGFPTSSAMFLGYELTLKAMKRDQTETNP
- the SLC25A48 gene encoding solute carrier family 25 member 48 isoform X3 is translated as MSFPLASIAVYSSVVFGVFSNTQRLLGQLRHGDASHAPALVDVALASTVAGFISVGIGTPVDLVKIRLQMQTQTYSTADVKLKPTVPGFPVYRGPIHCFKTVLQKEGIAGIYRGMGAMLLRDVPGYCLYFIPYTFFCGWITPDGCISPNPTSIWLAGGIAGAISWGTATPMDVVKSRLQADGVYLNKYKGILDCILQSYQKEGLKDIFQRKRCSSFSPTEQLKAEAFGADGDVIGERFYNQTHRSRRKSKGCHTLLG